DNA sequence from the Vanessa tameamea isolate UH-Manoa-2023 chromosome 21, ilVanTame1 primary haplotype, whole genome shotgun sequence genome:
TTTCTTAAGTCCGATCTTCATCAGGAACGTCTCCCtgcgttaaaataatttacttccaaaattactTGCTGCTATTTTTTTTCAGTCATACGTTTTTTATCATTCGGGTCTTAACCGCGGTCATTCCTGAGTTATCTGAGGTCAGGAGCTGACCAGTTTATGACGTAGGTGGAATTCAAAAGAACAGTACAACCCGAATATAATTTACTCGAATATAAAATggataatacataaatactaataaataccaaaaactataattaaataaatggtttaaAAAAGTTTTGAGATGGATTTTTACAATGTCTAACAAAACATGACGTAAACATAAGTAAAAGGacgtacaaaattttatttttgcagtATGTGTCCAAAGTTTTTAGTATATGCGACAGATGGCTTTGCTGTGATGCAGTCAGAAGAGGTTCCAGGGCAATCGCTAGCTGTCCTATATTCCATACAACCACCTGAAGTTTAGACATAAACTCTTCAGTCGCTTTTAGTGACACAAATCATAAATACACAGTTTAATACATACGttacatttcttttttactCATCACGTTACGCTGCCTAGCAATTTATAAATAGGTGGACTAACAGATGAGCAAGGTTGTAAGCATTACTCATCTACATCTACAGCAGCATCTACAGCAAgttattaaccatcccttacatctcaacgtgccaccaaccttggtctcgcatttttaaatttggaccgataattattgtttaaatattgaaaaatatccagtgtttaatcgtttttataaatcagaagaaaaaagtagattttaaaatcgaaactttttttaataaatttttgaatttgcatttttgacttattttgaaaaaatctaaaaaacgtgataactcaaaaatggttcacttttgcatcatacatatgggggttaaaattatcgcaaatagtcacccaataaccctgtatatatgttttatatatttcttttagtagaataatttaattgatacaatGAAGTTAAGTAAAAACGTTAGTAGTTAAATTTATCTTGCCTACAGTCTcaattatctatattttgttCTAACGTGGATTAAAGCTGggatttatttacaagaactaTGAATAGCTTTCCTTGAAGAAAAAGTACGAAATGTTGTAAGTACTTATACTTACATCTGGTTGTTTACCCAAAGCATATCGTCCTTCACCATCAAAACAGTTAGCAACGAAACCACTATCATATGAATCCACAAAACCAAACGGTCCATAATCAAGCGTTTCACCGAGAAGACTCATGTTATCAGTATTCAAGAGACCGTGAGTGAATCCTAAACCTAAAATTCAGATGGAACTTTGGTAAAGCCGGCTTTACGATATGgaatataatacattacatcacgacatataaatcaatatcaCTCGTggtgatttaaaaatttaaacattcagcTGCAATTCATATTGTATGAGATACTAGATACCGCCCTCAGTTTCGCCAGCATGAGGGGGGAGAGCACAGTTGTTAGTTTAGGTTAGTCCTCGCTATGTCCTCTCTGACAAcgtttgtataaaatttcatgataatcGCTTAAGTAGTTACggcgtataaaaaaaatattttatctcttaGTCTGAACTCCAATCGTaggatgttatttaaatatctcgggataatatttattatattctttagtCAAGAGTTTATCAAGCTATCTGTAGtcatttttcttaaaaacacaataaacgTTTAGTTTGTATTCTTTAGATAAATTCTCTATTATGTTAAAGACTTTTGTATTTACCTCATAAACTATTAAACTTAccttgccatttggctacgagGTCCAAAGACTTATGAGCGATTTCTGAGAACATTCTAATATATCTGTTGTCGTCTGTGAGATTAATATCTGGAAAATGTTCCTGAAAAAATCGGTAACGTCAtcaacaacataaataaatctccacataaagtttttttttttttattatttatttatttttattggcaaacaaagaaaaaatggCTATTCATAGAGAGAGCCTTTCTTTTAATCACGCCTTTTATAATGCACCGAACTCAACTGAGGTGTGATAGTCAatcaaattttgaaaataaatgtattttctaaCCTTAATTACAAAGTCAACAAGCTGCCTCAACACATCCAACTCTCCACCTCTTGCCAAAATCTCCAAGGAACCGAAACGGAACCAGCTCTGTGACAATCGCAATATGATGGAAGCTCTCTCGCGACGAGGACTCCCCGCAAAATACATATCTCGAACTACTGATTCATCGCTAACTgttaaataacattcaaattaatcggattttttaaagatttcattGAGTCTTTGATgcgtaaatattgaaaacagtCATGCaattttttgtagtattttaaaggatttttcatttaaaggaATGAAACTTATATCATTCTAAAGGGAAGATCGAATTTGGGTAGTTTGGGAATTAGGATTGTTTGAGTTTAATGATACTAGTTAAAAATGTTGAAAGTCGCGAATTTAAAAATCACTGAAAACTCTAAGAGATAAATAGCTATTTTTATGTAGAGCTGACAATTTTAACACTTATTATAAGCAATATCTCACCGACGACAGCAGCAGCTCTGGTAGTTGGAACCCCCAAATAGTACATAGCCTCACTAGCAATCATCTCTCTTATACAAGAGCGAAGCACTGCACGACCATCATATAAACGGGAGTAGGGTGTCGGACCTGAACCTTTAAGCTGAATCTGCCATCGCTTGCTTAATCTGCGTAATCGTACATATCGTAAATCGCACAAAATTTTAAGTCTCATTGCTaggcttaggcctcctctctttTAGGCGATTTGAAGCTTTGAAACTTATAACACCATGTGACTTCAATGCGACATTTTTGTAGCCACTgattaaaatgtacttattgATATAGATTATTCTGACTAATTCAGCTAATTTTCCGACCATTAAAATATGGGTAACAGCTTGTAATTATGacttacaaaattaaactattattcaaatattatcaatatcttTCACACCGAAACTCATTAATACAAACTATCAATATTTGCTTGTACAAAAATTCagaataactaaaattaaacattatctaTGAGAAACATTCTGTATTACTTAGAAGATGAATCAGACGATTCATCTAGCTTCCAAAGTATTAGATACCTATTTCTTcacaattaaataagtaaattaatatacctATTCACATATTCGCCAATGATGTGCGCTCTTCCGTCGCCAAGCTGTCCAACCCATAAGCCATATTGGTGACCACCATATCTGAATAATACATTACTTAGTTACCAGTTTAGTTAATACCCAGTGTCGTACAACTTATTTCTTATGTTGCAACTGATGATTTCCACGAGTTTACCGCTAACCATATcaacatatatatcaatatcataTGAATATCACGCGCCTACTTTTGCACGCCTACGCCTCTTCGGACATGTCGACAATACCATATGATTATGAGAGTGTACAAAAGGTAAAAAAAGCAAGTATACTCTACTCGAGCTTGGGCATATATTACTTTTGCATTATAGCATAACCTGTGTAATTTGTCATTAAATCAGTAATTAATGCTTGCATACTGAAATAGCTAAATATTAAATGACTTGTATTTTTAACCTATGGGCGACGGGCAACGCTCCGTATGGTAGCTTTCTGCCAGCGACGAATTCTACAAATTCTTGGCTATTCACTATATTTGGATccatatctaaaatatttatcaaagcaTCGTCAGAAGCACACACCAAACGGATATTCCGTTCTAGAGGCCGTGGTGTTACCT
Encoded proteins:
- the LOC135193890 gene encoding protein adenylyltransferase SelO-like, with protein sequence MFFTTMKMEGESTLLKPNLTKWRFSLYPKYILLPIDENHDQVKNNVKNVVYSEVTPRPLERNIRLVCASDDALINILDMDPNIVNSQEFVEFVAGRKLPYGALPVAHRYGGHQYGLWVGQLGDGRAHIIGEYVNRLSKRWQIQLKGSGPTPYSRLYDGRAVLRSCIREMIASEAMYYLGVPTTRAAAVVVSDESVVRDMYFAGSPRRERASIILRLSQSWFRFGSLEILARGGELDVLRQLVDFVIKEHFPDINLTDDNRYIRMFSEIAHKSLDLVAKWQGLGFTHGLLNTDNMSLLGETLDYGPFGFVDSYDSGFVANCFDGEGRYALGKQPDVVVWNIGQLAIALEPLLTASQQSHLSHILKTLDTYCKNKILETFLMKIGLKKERWGDEELVEKLLDMMQQTGADFTVTFRQLAELQPHELSSELKLAEKWSIKRLASHSCWGCWVDQYRSRLDKEAVDTSNANSTGLFEDERKRRMISMNPAYVPRNWLLHEAIVDAEKDDFEKVRFLLQVIQNPFEIQPEAEIRGFSSQPPIWAYELKISCSS